One segment of Spiroplasma cantharicola DNA contains the following:
- the ybeY gene encoding rRNA maturation RNase YbeY, translating to MKDILEFNYNTDENLKEYEVLFNNLLKSAKEVLDINQNLSFSVNYIDEIKSRKLNNEYRKKDYVGDVISFPIDDDFGIYNQLDFKEIGDIFITFSEAKNKALKYNHTIKEEMAWLFVHGLLHILGYDHEISENEEKLMFDLTDQILNKQNIKYKMPF from the coding sequence ATGAAAGATATATTAGAATTTAATTATAATACAGATGAAAATTTAAAAGAATATGAGGTACTTTTTAATAATTTGTTAAAATCAGCTAAAGAAGTATTAGATATTAATCAAAATTTAAGTTTTTCAGTTAACTATATTGATGAAATAAAATCAAGAAAACTTAATAATGAATATAGAAAAAAAGACTATGTAGGAGATGTTATTTCTTTTCCAATTGATGATGACTTTGGCATATATAATCAATTAGATTTTAAAGAAATAGGAGATATTTTTATAACATTTAGTGAAGCTAAGAATAAAGCGTTAAAATACAATCATACAATTAAAGAGGAAATGGCTTGATTATTTGTTCATGGTCTTTTACATATCCTAGGATATGATCATGAAATAAGTGAAAATGAAGAAAAATTAATGTTTGATTTAACAGATCAAATTTTAAACAAACAAAATATCAAGTATAAAATGCCATTTTAA
- the era gene encoding GTPase Era: MEKIRSGFISIIGRPNVGKSTLLNTLLGKKVSIVTNKAQTTRNRINGILTHQDAQYIFVDTPGVHKAQHELGRYMNKVALSSTKGVDVILFLAPSDEFIGENDRFILNALKEREVPVFLIITKSDLLSENQLNEKVEEWKQQDFTFEKILCVSSTMGSNLAMLLDEIKKSLPETGIKFYPDDTFTDQPERFLIREVIREEILLQTEQEIPHSVAILIDILEEKKDIIKVIASIICERQSQKGIIIGNKGSKIKSIGINSREKLETLFNKKFYLELFVKTKEKWRQSASLIKQLGYDKDSY, from the coding sequence TTGGAAAAAATAAGATCAGGATTTATTAGTATTATTGGAAGACCTAATGTTGGTAAATCAACTTTATTAAATACTTTATTAGGTAAAAAGGTTTCAATAGTTACTAATAAAGCACAAACAACTAGAAATCGTATTAACGGAATATTAACTCACCAAGATGCTCAATATATTTTTGTAGATACTCCAGGAGTTCACAAGGCCCAACATGAGTTAGGTAGGTACATGAATAAGGTTGCTTTATCTTCAACAAAAGGAGTAGATGTTATTTTATTTTTAGCACCAAGTGATGAATTTATTGGTGAAAATGATAGATTTATATTAAATGCTTTAAAAGAAAGAGAAGTACCAGTTTTTTTAATTATTACAAAAAGTGATTTACTTTCAGAAAATCAACTTAATGAAAAAGTTGAAGAATGAAAACAACAAGATTTTACATTTGAAAAAATTTTGTGTGTTTCATCAACAATGGGTAGTAATTTAGCAATGTTATTGGATGAAATTAAAAAGAGCTTACCTGAAACAGGAATTAAATTTTATCCCGATGATACATTTACAGATCAACCAGAACGTTTTTTAATTCGTGAAGTTATTCGTGAAGAAATTTTATTACAAACAGAACAAGAAATTCCACATTCAGTAGCTATTTTAATTGATATATTAGAAGAGAAAAAAGATATTATTAAAGTAATTGCTTCAATAATTTGTGAAAGACAAAGTCAGAAGGGAATTATTATTGGAAATAAAGGTAGTAAAATTAAATCAATTGGTATTAATTCTCGCGAAAAACTTGAAACATTATTTAATAAAAAATTTTATTTAGAGTTATTTGTTAAAACAAAAGAAAAATGAAGACAATCAGCGTCTTTAATTAAACAATTAGGATATGACAAAGATAGCTATTAG
- a CDS encoding ATP-binding cassette domain-containing protein, giving the protein MEYKFTIQKSENDCGIAVSTTLINYYHNKNFGIEEIKFDNSLNDEMLSLYDMEKLLNNYHIEFTSYKCDYEEFKNLDITNPLVLNTLNKEGNEHFIIIYKKRKNLFLVADSNLKDLTWVSEKDFKSIYQGFLSITKKIEEVKFKTKSIFNWFTFINKFKTEVLMLFLISIILNVLILITNNFLKIYMENVAIKENQSIKFLFLIFLIVFIIQNAVSYFINKIVFNIKSKVSKTIFLFYKKKLINLEIEKFNSNSKEEWMKKLEHINLLSEFIVKSTISFPLGLILFLMSSLFLILISPLILTIVIIQNIISISISIFLFYLLKEYKIKKERKLINFSYSYREILDGFEEIKYKNIEDEIKSVNYKNFNATLKETKHIFNLNNKAELFFSLLNKFFFYLIFYISIIYINQSKFTVPDLLFYTSISFYINIFFNQLTNFILDLQEIIIADKSLSFIFANSENKDSSIIVKEIKTIEAKNLYSYKSDKCALNNFNFIFNKNTFIYGKSGSGKTTLLKILSGHYKKYEGTLLINENINTNKVDIKSYRERNIYLGQYDYLFNGTVWNNIQQFKNKTDLKIVEDFKILEILERNNIDLNKKIYDNGANLSKGQRQIINFLSLFFTSKDLYLIDEPLSNVDKHTAYYLFKLFMEQKKNSLIIMCDHDIAYSRYFENRVEVI; this is encoded by the coding sequence TTGGAATATAAATTTACTATACAAAAAAGTGAAAATGACTGTGGAATAGCAGTATCAACGACTTTAATAAATTATTATCATAATAAAAATTTTGGAATAGAAGAAATTAAATTTGATAATTCTCTTAATGATGAAATGCTAAGTTTATATGATATGGAAAAACTTTTAAATAATTATCATATTGAATTTACTTCCTATAAATGTGATTATGAAGAATTTAAAAATTTGGATATTACAAATCCGTTAGTTTTAAATACATTGAATAAAGAGGGAAATGAACATTTTATTATTATTTATAAAAAAAGAAAGAATCTTTTTTTAGTTGCAGATTCAAATTTAAAAGACCTAACTTGGGTCAGTGAAAAAGACTTTAAAAGTATTTATCAAGGATTTTTATCAATTACAAAAAAAATTGAGGAAGTAAAATTTAAGACTAAATCAATATTTAATTGATTTACATTTATTAATAAATTTAAAACGGAAGTATTAATGTTATTTTTAATATCCATTATTTTAAATGTGCTTATTTTAATTACAAACAATTTTTTAAAAATCTATATGGAGAATGTTGCCATCAAAGAAAATCAATCCATAAAATTTTTATTTTTAATTTTTTTAATTGTGTTTATTATCCAAAATGCGGTCTCCTATTTTATAAATAAGATAGTTTTTAATATTAAGTCAAAAGTAAGTAAAACTATATTTCTTTTTTATAAAAAGAAATTAATAAATTTAGAAATTGAAAAATTTAATTCAAATTCGAAAGAAGAGTGAATGAAAAAATTGGAACATATTAATCTACTATCTGAATTTATTGTAAAATCAACAATATCTTTCCCGTTGGGCTTAATTCTTTTTTTAATGTCGTCACTATTTTTAATTTTAATTTCTCCGTTAATATTAACTATTGTTATCATTCAAAATATAATATCTATATCAATTTCAATTTTTTTATTCTATCTTTTAAAAGAATATAAAATAAAGAAAGAGAGAAAACTAATAAATTTTTCTTATAGTTATAGAGAAATACTTGATGGGTTTGAAGAAATAAAATATAAAAATATTGAAGATGAAATTAAATCAGTTAACTATAAAAACTTTAATGCTACTTTAAAAGAAACAAAACACATATTTAATTTGAACAATAAAGCGGAACTATTTTTTTCATTATTAAATAAATTCTTTTTTTATTTAATATTTTACATTTCTATAATTTATATAAATCAAAGCAAATTTACTGTACCAGATCTTTTATTTTATACATCAATTAGTTTTTATATAAATATTTTTTTCAATCAATTAACTAATTTTATACTTGATTTACAAGAAATAATTATTGCAGATAAATCCTTGAGTTTTATTTTTGCTAATAGTGAAAATAAAGATAGTTCAATAATTGTCAAAGAAATAAAAACTATAGAGGCAAAAAATTTATATAGTTATAAGTCTGATAAGTGTGCTTTAAATAATTTTAATTTTATCTTTAATAAAAATACTTTCATTTATGGTAAAAGTGGGAGTGGTAAAACAACTTTATTAAAAATTTTATCAGGACATTATAAAAAATATGAGGGAACTTTATTAATAAATGAAAATATTAATACAAATAAAGTAGATATTAAAAGTTATCGAGAAAGAAATATTTATCTTGGTCAATATGATTATTTGTTTAATGGAACAGTTTGAAATAATATTCAACAATTCAAAAATAAGACTGATTTAAAAATAGTTGAGGATTTCAAAATATTAGAAATATTAGAAAGAAATAATATAGATTTAAATAAAAAAATTTATGATAATGGTGCCAATCTAAGTAAAGGTCAAAGACAAATAATTAATTTCCTAAGTTTATTTTTTACTAGTAAAGACTTATATTTAATAGATGAGCCTTTAAGTAATGTTGATAAACACACTGCTTATTATTTATTTAAATTATTTATGGAGCAAAAAAAGAACTCCTTAATAATCATGTGTGATCATGATATTGCATATTCAAGATATTTTGAAAATAGAGTGGAGGTAATATAA
- the glpO gene encoding type 2 glycerol-3-phosphate oxidase → MTKNNYDICIIGAGIIGASIARELAKYNQTIVVLESNPSFGLETTTGNSGLIHGGFDPTPGKLNAKLNFLGRKRYKENWFKELDFNHKHVNSLILAFNREEEKHLDMLMENGFKNGCTKDEISLINQEELQKIEPSISKEVTKALLCNSSSIIDPVELTGVLLKNAKKNGVNVFFNEKVLGIKYENELFKISSQNNNYKAKIIINCAGHFADKISSLAGYDDFKLSTKRGEYIVLKGTKENQANNVLFMVPTVHGKGVIVAKTVNGNLLVGPTAEDNVAKEDINLITEEKFNQIKEIGKKIIPTLDMTKIIGRFAGSRPIFKETDDFYIHYAKLNNNFINVAGTKSPGISCAPSIADYVIEMIKKQMKLELKLKWDKYEKNILF, encoded by the coding sequence ATGACTAAAAATAATTATGATATTTGTATAATTGGTGCAGGAATTATTGGAGCATCAATTGCAAGGGAATTAGCTAAGTATAATCAAACAATTGTTGTCTTAGAATCAAACCCCTCATTTGGTTTAGAAACTACAACTGGAAATTCAGGTTTAATTCATGGTGGATTTGATCCAACTCCGGGAAAATTAAATGCAAAACTAAATTTTCTTGGAAGAAAACGATATAAGGAAAATTGATTTAAGGAATTAGATTTTAATCACAAACATGTTAATTCTTTGATTTTGGCTTTTAATAGAGAAGAAGAAAAGCATCTTGATATGTTAATGGAAAATGGATTTAAAAATGGTTGTACTAAAGATGAAATATCTTTAATTAATCAAGAAGAGCTTCAAAAAATTGAACCATCAATAAGTAAAGAAGTAACAAAGGCTTTATTATGTAATAGTTCTTCTATTATTGATCCTGTGGAATTAACAGGTGTGCTTCTTAAAAATGCTAAAAAAAACGGAGTGAATGTTTTTTTTAATGAAAAAGTTCTTGGGATTAAATATGAAAATGAGCTATTTAAAATATCATCTCAGAATAATAATTATAAAGCAAAAATCATTATAAATTGTGCAGGGCATTTTGCAGATAAAATATCTTCTCTTGCGGGATATGATGATTTTAAATTATCTACAAAAAGAGGAGAGTATATAGTCTTAAAAGGAACTAAAGAAAATCAAGCAAATAATGTTTTGTTTATGGTGCCAACTGTTCATGGTAAAGGAGTCATTGTAGCTAAAACAGTAAATGGTAATTTATTAGTAGGACCAACTGCAGAAGATAATGTAGCAAAAGAAGATATCAATCTAATTACTGAAGAAAAATTTAATCAAATAAAAGAAATAGGTAAAAAAATAATACCTACTTTAGATATGACAAAAATTATAGGAAGATTTGCAGGATCCAGACCAATTTTTAAAGAAACTGATGATTTTTATATTCATTATGCAAAACTTAATAATAATTTTATTAATGTTGCTGGAACAAAAAGTCCAGGTATTTCATGTGCACCCTCAATTGCAGATTATGTAATTGAGATGATTAAAAAACAAATGAAATTAGAACTTAAATTAAAATGAGATAAATATGAAAAAAATATCTTATTTTAA
- a CDS encoding MIP/aquaporin family protein produces MNWSVLILTELFGTALLIILGNGIVANVVLKGTKGNNSGFLAITVGWALAVLTAALIANAFGGVAHFNPAVTIAIAISDKTKNLGFGAYTGLSPVAMLFLVILIQFIGAVLGQIIVNFVYYKHIKKTLESVKVEDQANVLAMHSTIPTERNPLLNFAMEFLGTTVLIVAILSFGKFANGSGLPNFYGPILVGTTILAIGLSLGGTTGYAINPYRDLAPRLVHSLMPIKNKGTSDWKYSWVPVLAPLLAGVTVGLLFLI; encoded by the coding sequence ATGAATTGATCTGTATTAATATTAACAGAACTATTTGGTACAGCCTTACTAATTATTTTAGGTAATGGAATTGTAGCAAATGTCGTTTTAAAAGGAACAAAAGGAAATAATAGTGGATTTTTAGCTATAACAGTAGGATGAGCATTGGCAGTATTAACAGCTGCTTTAATTGCAAATGCTTTTGGGGGAGTTGCTCATTTTAATCCAGCAGTTACAATTGCAATTGCAATTTCTGACAAAACAAAGAATTTAGGGTTTGGTGCTTATACAGGACTTTCGCCAGTGGCAATGTTGTTTTTAGTAATTTTAATTCAATTTATAGGAGCAGTGTTAGGACAAATAATTGTTAACTTTGTTTACTATAAACATATTAAAAAAACTTTAGAATCAGTTAAAGTTGAAGATCAAGCAAACGTACTTGCTATGCACTCAACAATCCCAACTGAAAGAAATCCTCTACTTAATTTTGCAATGGAATTTTTAGGAACAACAGTTTTAATTGTTGCTATATTATCTTTTGGAAAATTTGCAAATGGTAGTGGTTTGCCAAATTTCTATGGTCCAATTTTAGTTGGAACAACAATTTTAGCAATAGGTTTATCATTAGGAGGAACAACTGGTTATGCTATTAACCCATATAGAGATTTAGCTCCAAGACTTGTTCACTCTTTAATGCCCATTAAAAATAAAGGAACATCTGATTGAAAATATAGTTGAGTTCCTGTTCTAGCTCCTTTATTAGCAGGAGTTACAGTAGGATTATTATTTTTAATATAA
- the recO gene encoding DNA repair protein RecO has translation MGATKINAVVIESNDFDDYAKIVKVFSKQFGKLSFMAPGVNKSTSKNKYSIQTFSWSDFEIFKSRREDRVSKLKTGVLKKEYFNIAKNYNNYVYGSIMFKILDQIEQISNKNYKIFKMLTFTLENISNNKNPFINYLFFITHLIQETIQPFRLNGCIRCKKTTFPIVRFEYSENGFVCARCLWPGEIVQPDSFIRVLVNIHKKTIHFNVEQKYEYTDLIVIHNIVVNYYENNLGFYLGPIYLLKDTVALNVNEKVAEHYK, from the coding sequence ATGGGAGCAACGAAAATAAATGCAGTAGTTATTGAATCAAATGATTTTGATGATTATGCCAAAATTGTTAAAGTTTTTAGTAAGCAATTTGGTAAACTAAGTTTTATGGCTCCTGGTGTCAATAAATCAACTTCAAAAAATAAGTATTCAATACAAACTTTTAGTTGAAGTGATTTTGAGATTTTTAAATCGAGAAGAGAAGATAGAGTAAGCAAGTTAAAAACGGGTGTTCTAAAAAAGGAGTATTTTAATATTGCCAAAAACTATAATAATTATGTTTATGGTTCAATTATGTTTAAAATTCTTGATCAAATAGAACAAATTAGTAATAAAAATTATAAGATTTTTAAAATGTTAACTTTTACTTTAGAAAATATAAGTAATAATAAAAACCCCTTTATAAATTATTTATTTTTTATTACTCATTTAATTCAAGAAACAATTCAACCTTTTAGATTAAACGGATGTATTCGATGTAAAAAAACAACTTTTCCTATTGTAAGATTTGAATATAGTGAAAATGGTTTTGTTTGTGCAAGATGTTTATGACCAGGAGAAATTGTTCAACCTGATTCTTTTATAAGAGTTCTTGTAAATATTCATAAAAAAACAATTCATTTTAATGTTGAACAAAAATATGAATATACCGATTTAATTGTCATTCACAATATTGTAGTAAACTATTATGAAAATAATTTAGGGTTTTATTTAGGGCCAATATATCTATTAAAAGATACTGTGGCATTGAATGTAAATGAAAAGGTGGCTGAACATTATAAATAA
- the glpK gene encoding glycerol kinase GlpK — MEKYIVTLDEGTTSARSLVVNKKGEIIASNQKEFSQIYPQEGWVEQDATEIWNTQRTTLISALNSKDISPEQIEAIGITNQRETVVVWDKNTGNPIYNAIVWQDRRTDGFCLELAKTHKDIIKQKTGLVIDAYFSASKVKWILDNVKDAKQKALNNELYFGNINTWLIWKLTGGKEFYTDHTNASRTMLYNISTHQWDEELLKLFDIPLNMLPKIKGNSEIYGYTFPELLSKNSKHQIAIASSIGDQQSALFGQMCLEPGDIKVTFGTGAFIVMNTGDKKIDSKNGLLTVIGYSINNKFIYGLEGSVMMAGATLQWLRDDLRIIYKTQLSEWYSEQVNDDRQVYFVPSFSGLGSPYWDPYSRGAIFGLDRGVKKEHIIKGALESIAFQTNDVLEAMREDSKINIRSIKVDGGASKNNYLIQFQSDISKSELIRPKNVETTAMGAAYLAGLAVGYWKDIEDIRKNWEVDKKVEPKRETTKLVKGWKEAVSRTRNWLKDINE, encoded by the coding sequence ATGGAAAAATATATTGTAACTTTAGATGAAGGAACAACAAGTGCTAGAAGTTTAGTTGTAAATAAAAAGGGAGAGATAATTGCTTCAAATCAAAAAGAATTTTCACAAATTTATCCTCAAGAAGGTTGAGTTGAACAAGATGCAACTGAAATTTGAAATACACAAAGAACTACTTTAATATCAGCATTAAATTCAAAAGATATTTCCCCTGAACAAATTGAAGCAATAGGGATTACAAATCAAAGAGAGACAGTTGTTGTTTGAGATAAAAATACTGGAAACCCAATTTATAATGCTATTGTTTGACAAGATAGAAGAACTGATGGTTTTTGTCTTGAACTTGCAAAAACTCACAAAGACATAATTAAACAAAAAACTGGATTAGTAATTGATGCCTATTTTTCAGCAAGTAAAGTGAAATGAATTTTAGATAATGTGAAAGACGCAAAACAAAAAGCTTTAAACAATGAATTATATTTTGGAAATATTAATACATGACTTATTTGAAAATTAACTGGTGGAAAAGAATTTTACACTGACCATACAAATGCTTCAAGAACAATGCTTTATAATATTTCAACTCATCAATGAGATGAAGAACTATTAAAATTATTTGATATTCCATTAAATATGCTTCCAAAAATAAAAGGTAATAGTGAAATTTATGGTTATACATTTCCTGAGTTATTATCTAAAAATTCTAAACACCAAATAGCAATTGCATCTTCAATTGGAGATCAACAGTCAGCTTTATTTGGTCAAATGTGTTTGGAACCAGGTGATATCAAAGTAACTTTTGGTACAGGAGCATTTATAGTAATGAATACTGGTGATAAAAAAATCGATTCTAAAAATGGGTTGTTAACAGTTATTGGGTATTCAATTAATAATAAATTTATATATGGACTAGAAGGTTCAGTTATGATGGCTGGGGCAACTTTACAATGATTAAGAGATGATTTAAGAATAATATATAAAACACAATTAAGTGAATGATATTCAGAACAAGTAAATGATGATAGACAAGTCTATTTCGTTCCAAGTTTTTCAGGATTAGGTTCTCCTTATTGAGACCCTTATTCAAGAGGAGCAATATTTGGATTAGATAGAGGTGTTAAAAAAGAACATATTATTAAAGGAGCTTTGGAATCAATTGCTTTTCAAACAAATGACGTATTAGAAGCAATGAGAGAAGATTCAAAAATTAATATTAGAAGTATTAAAGTTGATGGTGGTGCTTCTAAAAATAATTATTTAATTCAATTTCAATCTGATATTTCAAAATCTGAATTAATTAGACCTAAAAATGTAGAAACAACTGCAATGGGAGCTGCTTATTTAGCTGGACTTGCAGTTGGTTATTGAAAAGATATTGAAGATATTAGAAAAAATTGAGAAGTTGATAAAAAAGTTGAACCAAAACGTGAAACAACAAAATTGGTTAAAGGCTGAAAAGAAGCTGTCTCAAGAACTAGAAATTGACTAAAAGATATTAACGAATAG
- a CDS encoding diacylglycerol kinase family protein has product MSRKNDIKKKSKVGTRVKNKFSNAARGIFTAFREESTLIVYLIIVIFAIGLGIWVGLDTTQWSIVILTIGVLTGFEFVNTSVENFVDLLSFEYNIQAKKIKDICAAASIINALLSVVIGFLIYLPALITTIENLFK; this is encoded by the coding sequence ATGTCAAGAAAAAATGATATTAAAAAGAAATCAAAGGTTGGTACAAGAGTAAAAAATAAGTTTTCAAATGCCGCTAGAGGTATTTTTACTGCATTTAGAGAAGAATCGACATTAATTGTTTATTTAATTATTGTCATTTTTGCAATAGGATTAGGTATTTGAGTTGGGTTAGATACAACTCAATGATCAATTGTTATTTTAACAATTGGAGTACTTACTGGATTTGAATTTGTTAATACATCAGTTGAAAATTTTGTTGATTTATTAAGTTTTGAATATAATATTCAAGCTAAAAAAATCAAAGATATTTGTGCAGCTGCAAGTATTATTAATGCACTACTATCTGTTGTTATAGGTTTCTTAATATATTTACCAGCATTAATAACTACCATAGAAAATTTATTTAAGTAA
- the cdd gene encoding cytidine deaminase: MKLKKDEVYNELKILRENAYVPYSNFRVACIIYLKDGNKIKGVNVENAAYNPSICAERTALPQMITQGYNKNDVELVALYTDSEGFGSPCGTCRQTLFELLLENQPIWVYNKKEFINSYDVKDFLPYAFTSKNIG; this comes from the coding sequence ATGAAATTAAAAAAAGATGAAGTATATAATGAATTAAAAATATTAAGAGAAAATGCCTATGTCCCATATTCAAATTTTAGAGTGGCTTGCATTATTTATCTAAAAGATGGCAATAAAATAAAAGGTGTAAATGTTGAAAATGCAGCTTACAATCCATCAATTTGTGCAGAAAGAACTGCTTTGCCACAAATGATAACACAAGGATATAATAAGAATGATGTTGAATTAGTAGCACTTTATACAGACTCAGAGGGATTTGGTTCTCCTTGCGGAACTTGTAGGCAAACGCTTTTTGAATTACTTTTAGAAAATCAACCAATATGGGTTTATAATAAAAAGGAATTTATTAATTCGTATGACGTAAAAGATTTTTTACCATATGCATTTACAAGTAAAAATATTGGTTAA
- a CDS encoding ribosome assembly cofactor RimP, producing MSLDIIKNNYLEKIKNILNECDFLLYELNVVNDFDSKVLQILVENRDISKKNIDFDLLIKANESISNMLDDIDDLEDSYILEVASAGAERKVKSFEILKYNIGSFFYITLKKPIEIFTEFSATLTEIKDDELIFNFFIKGRPKKVKLKWDDIEFIRFAVKF from the coding sequence ATGTCATTAGATATTATTAAAAACAACTATTTGGAAAAGATAAAAAATATTCTTAATGAGTGTGATTTTTTGCTTTATGAATTGAATGTTGTCAATGATTTTGATTCAAAGGTACTACAAATTCTAGTTGAAAATAGAGATATAAGTAAAAAAAATATTGATTTTGATTTATTAATAAAGGCTAATGAAAGTATTTCAAATATGTTGGATGATATTGATGATTTAGAAGATTCATATATTTTAGAAGTTGCAAGTGCGGGAGCTGAAAGGAAAGTTAAATCATTTGAAATTTTAAAATATAATATTGGCAGTTTCTTTTATATTACTTTAAAAAAACCAATTGAAATATTTACAGAATTTTCTGCGACATTAACAGAAATTAAAGATGACGAATTGATATTTAATTTCTTTATTAAAGGTAGACCCAAAAAAGTTAAATTAAAATGAGATGATATTGAATTTATAAGATTCGCTGTTAAGTTTTAA